The window GGGGTCGAATTGTCTCAACGTTGCTTTGCTTTGTGCAATTCTCATTGATTCTCCATTTGTTTAAAGAAATTCACAACCAATTGGCAGTGTCTTCCGCACAAAGCAATTGGTGGTGTCTACAGACGCCACTAACTAGCCTTTGTTCTTGTTTTCCTTCGTTaaaatttcccttcttttttttattattttcatttttttttggataaggACTTGTGAAGTTAATTGGTATGGAAGAAAGTTAGGCATcctttgtaagaaaaaaagatcAATAATCTCAGCCAATGAGGACATTAGGAGTTAGGGAGTCTATTATTCCATTAAGGTCATAATCATCCTATCCTATGTAAAGATAATAATAGAAAGAAACATATATCTCCATCCTAGGATGCTTTGCTATATCGTTGTGCTGTGCGCACTGCTGATTCAAAAGCATTCCTTCCTTCCCGCGGATTCCGAATTTCCAATGTTCTAGAGGGAGGTAGCTTATGGTATGGATTATTTACAAGCTATCCCTATCCAAGTTACCAAGATGTGACACTTGGGGGCATTActatttagtatatttttttattgatactaTTTAGTATTAGTATTTAATCGCTCCCACGTTGAAAAGTAATGAGATACACAAACTTTTTTCACCAAAATATTTATctgagtaatttaaaaaaagctTCAACTATTACTTTACACACAAATTATGTTGGTTTCCAGCCAATTGGGTTTCTTCTTTACCCCTCAAATTCATTTCAATACAACAAATTACCCAATTAGAGTGTTGTGATTTTTATGTATAAACTCAAAGAACGCAACCTAGGGAATCGGTTTAATATTAGACAAACGTGTAATCTGCAATATGTGACTGCATATAATCACACTCAGATTCATTTGCTAGAgacaaaagagaatgaaaaaaaaagtaaaataaaaagtaaattttctaagattcccatttttctctctactttaatttaagttttttttttatctgtttttatatttatttatttttcttttcactctaTCAAACATACATTCACTCCATACCTTCATTGTAACCTTAAACATTGGTGTATACATAACAGTCTATCAAACATACATTCACTCCATACCTTCATTGTAACCTTAAACATTGGTGTATACATAACAGTCATACTGAAATCTTTAACTACTTTAGGTATTATACGTATGTACCTTggatgtatttattatttttccccAAATAAGAATTATAGTTGTCTATGAGCCAATGATAACTGAAGGAgccaatgaaaaacaaaattgtgcttgATCCaacatatttactttttttttaaccatcCCACATATTTACCAGGAAAAAAACTGTAGCTAATTGATTAAGCAATGTTTAAATTTCAAGCTGTAATTTTGGTTGGTATACATTAttactttaaagtttaaaacgaAAATAGTGGCATTGGTACCTGGTCCTTTAatgcaattcttccaccatctTTTTTTTGGTATAGAAGTGGGTCTTTTATAGTCCATTGTTATATTTTGGTTATGAGCTAagtgactaaaaaaaataaaaaaaattatgtatagtataaaataattttatatttatatttaatcataaactatcatttttgataaatttgttgtcttcacaaaattaatttaaaagtcacACTAacagattttttatattacttgataatatataactattttacaCTACTGccctttaatttttgtttactaacaagtatattttaaaaaaaataaaaatttaatttaaatttttcccttaattatattttaatatttaatttaatctttaattattaaaaaattcaacttaattatattttaatattcaatttaatctttaattattaaaaaatttaacttggTCGTTcaattatcaaaaaattaaatttaaaagatgatcatattaattttttttcagttttttcatTAAGTAActtatataaaagattaaaatgatcATAAAAAAATGCCTTTTCAATTTGTTCAAAgatctaaaacaaaatctttCAAAACTATCTTGATTTGATGAATAAAATCTTACAAGAACTTGGGGGTTGGGCTCTTGAAGGACCTTCCTTCTTGTCAATTTACTTTTCTCGAGTTATGCCAGATCCCCATTAAATCCTTCCTTTTCTATTCTGCACATCATTTGGTCATTTTCAAAAGGCAAAggaaattaagaatttaaaacaCTCCAAGAAAGCTGAATCCGATCGAACAATTGAACCAAGTATGAAATTTGTTTCCAAGGGGTGCTAGATTTATACTGGACTTTAAGGAGATGGGAGGGACCATTTtctattgagaaaaaaattgtaaagaaaGGGCCAAACAGAACTCATAAACATTGCAGCAGGAAAAAGCAAGACATTACGCCGAATTCACTCATATGATAATGCTGATAGTGCCTGGAATACAGATAAAAAATCTCAACTACGTACAAAaagaattaaaggaaaaaaaatatcaacattcTAATGCTCATTTCCATTCAAAATAAGAGAACCGGTAGTaaccatttcttcttcttccaagtgCAAAAATTTTGCTCATATTTCGTTGACGACATGGACGAATCAAATAACATTGACAATGCTCCATCATGGTAAAGGAAATCAATCAACTTTTTTCATTGGAAATTATAAACCAGTTTGATCTATTCGTGTGAAATCCACTACGGCATCATACAGCACCATAAGTCTTTCTCCACAATAGCAAaacattgaaatttcaaattactCTCCTTGAATCGCACGCAGTAGCAAGATGGTCCTACAAGCGTTAGACAACATGATCAAGTGAGTCAACCAAAAACTAGACAAAGTATTGTTAAAACTATAACTTGAAATATGAGgaaaaatgaatattattttttataattgaaaactGTAAAGTGAGGGTTACAATATATACCACTTTGATACTAAATGCTAGCCTATAATTATGGGCAGGAAATATGGTCTGATTACTACAAATAAGGAAATCAGTCCTAAGaacaaataatgaagaaataaatCTAATTATGAGCTGCGACACTAATAAGGAACAACCCAGTTTATCAAACTCAAGCTATAGTTTCCATAAAGCAGAAACCATGACCTGACAGGATAAATTGTTCATCCTGGTAGCTATTATTTGGTATTCAAGGTGTTCAATTATGAACTTCTGATGACATCTACAATTCCACAAAAAGGGCTTGTACAATAAAGCAAATGAAATGACTTGTTTCTTAAGATAAATCACATTCAAATGATTGAATTCCACTGAATCTAAACAAGATTGGATTCTACAAAGCAGACAAATCATTGCAGATCATTACAATGCTTAAAGTAAATCGTTGGATGGTAAATAAATGATTTACTCCAAGACTTACCGATATAAAATCAAATGCTTTagtttcttccttctttgaaCTGTTGATCATTGAGCTAGGAGCTTGAGTTGAAAATTTTGATTGGAATATGTCCGGAAGAGGTGTTTTTCCATTGGATCCAGCATTTTGAGCAGTACCACCATCATTCTTGTTGACATTATTAAGGTGCTGGAAATTAGCCATTGTTGCTAGAAGTTGCTGCTGAGCCAAGAGATTTCCCATGGCACCATAATTAAGTGGCTGAGAAGAATATGACTGGTTCAACATAATGCCAGGCTGTACAGTACAAGGCGGATGACCAGAAGGAAATATGGAATTTACATCGAACCCAACTGCTTGTGTGCCCAACATGCCACCTAAACCATTTTCAGGTCCCAGATGGCTAACATGATTGTTTAAACCAGAAAATGAAGATTCGGATTGCATGGCAGGAGATGTTACTTTCTGTTTAGTACTAGAGGTATTTTCATCAATGGACAAGCCAGCCAATAAATCATCATTTTCAGGTTCAGTTCTATTCCCCAGACCATGACTCACATGATGACCCAATTTATCATCACCAGCAGTCATGCTTGAAAAGATATCTGCAGGCTCTTTGTTGTCATTAGAATGAAATGACACATCAGCAAAGggatcatcatcattttttagTTCATTACTAGCTACTCCAGAGttcataaaatttccaaataaaTCATCAGCCAGAGCTGGAGGTGTGGATGGTGTCAAATGTGCTATATTTTGATCATTCTTACTCTTTGTAGTATCATCTGTTCCATGATAGTCATTCAAATCACCAGTGTCTATCAAGTCAGGTAACTCAGCAACGGCAGCACTATCCGTTTTCACAGCCTTCTCCGAGTTAATAGCACTGTTTAGTTGGTTTCCACCTAAAAGACCACGAACCTGTCCATCAAAGGGCCAAGTgctaaatttaattacaaaatattaatcTTGCAATCAAAAGGTTGCTCTTATTTTGATTGCTCTAAAATTTTTCTGCTTCATAGTTCCTACTTAGCTATTTGGTATAGAGTGATTCCTTTTGTCTGTGTAATTTGACCAAAAAACAGAAAGAACTGCACAATATTTTGCAGAGTTCTGAGATATAACTTAAATTCTCTGCCAGTATCTATACTCTCATAGTAACTAGCATGTTATTGTGCAGATTTAACGAGTGGCACACATAATTGAGTGGATAGAAGAAGGGGGAATGAATACAAGCTGGATTATCAGATTTATTAAAAGGGAAAGAAATTAAATCCTCAACTTGGATCTTTAGGCATATATTACACCAAACATTTGTTACAATATCTCAAAATATATTGTAAAATCAATTAGTACTCAAACTAAGGAAAAAATCTTGGGagttatttcattatttaattaggGTGAGAAGCCTTATTGTATTAGTGGGCTTGGGTTTACACCAATTGCAATACACTAGTACTTGACCTATTTGTTAGCACCGAGAAAgtctttttctattttacaCTCATCAAACATCACATATTACATCTCTTTATTCATTAGATATTACGTTATTCTGTCTAACTATGTCCATGTCATTTCCCACGCGTGCCTCAGACGCAAATGTTAACATCATGTTAAGAGAATGTAAAGATGAAAGATGAATCTATAACTCATTATAGGACTTCCAACTACATGCCTATCACCAATACTccaatttaatgtaattatggTTCAATAACTCTGGTTAAAAATTACTTCATGCTCAGAATAATGCTCAagtcaaaagaaataaaagtaattcaaaaaagaagatatgaattgatataagaagaaaatatgAGATGAACGAGAAGTTGAAATAGGGTACCTTGTTTGCCTTTTCCCTCAAAGATGCTTGGGGGGATTCAGAACATCTCAACACCAGATCATTATTTTCAGCAAAGTAAGACGCCATACGTGAAAAATGATCGTCATCGTCTTTCTTTCTGACGATGGACTCAAGGACACAAACGGCTTTCACACGAACCTGAAAATATTGTTCCCAAAAGAGGTAAAAATGGGATGGCAAATACATCAATAATATGCAGCAAATATCAAATGAAGCGTTGAGCAATTCATATGGGCATTCATGTATGATTGAATTCGGTATTTTTGAAGAAACGTCAACACAACAGACATGCCTGCCACATCGGAGACTGGAGCTTTCGTTCAATGGCATGACATAAAGCCATGGCATCCAACTTTGCAGCCTCTCTTAGGAAAACTTGAATGGCATCTCGAGTGGGCTGCAGGCGCACACCACCAGAACTTGCAACTGTCTCCAGCAATCTATCCTCTTGTGTCTTGCTCTCAGCATAACTAGCATCACTTTTCGCAATCGACATTTCGATCCTAGTTACACTAGTATCCCGATTCAAAGGGCCACCAGAATGATTCCTTGAAAGTCCAGAAGCACCTTGCATTCCACCGCGATACGCAACGGGTTCATATCTGTCGCCACGTTCTGTTTCTGCTGTAAATGAGGCATGAAGATTATTGGGGCCCTTGTAGGTTCCAGTCCCAGCCTCATTCTTGATGAGAGAAGAATGGCCCTGTGTGAAGGCACTGAGCCCTTGCTTAATGGTTGCACTTCCAATATCAACCACCTCACTGAGAAACGATTTCTTATCATGAGAAGGCGCTTGGAAGTTCGTGTTCCCAAACCCTTCTATCCGTCTATTGAGATCAGAAGCAGCAGGAGGAGCTGAAGGAGGTGGGTTTTTGTTATCATCTGCAGAAAAAATAGCAGAGATGGCCTCTTGAGCAGTGTCTCTCACAGCCTTGTTGAGTGCATCGCCTTTGAGAGGATCCGAAGGACCCTTGTAGTGTAACAATTGACGTATTGCCACCGAATGTCTCTGCATTTCCCTTCTAAACTCCACACCACACTTTCCAACCGCGTATTTGATCAATCTTAAAGCCTGCCAAGtgcaacacaacacaacacaataaTCTGAATCCGATTTCAATTTCAGGAAgggaataataataatggtgCAGTGCATGCGTATGTACCTTGTGTTTGACGATGGGGTTTTTATGGTCGAGGCGTTTAAGGATGAATTCTGAGAGCTCCTTGACGATAGTAGCGTGGGAAGAGAGTAGGAGTTGGCAGATTTCTTCGAGTTTGTAGACAGGTGTGACTTTGTCTTCATCGGAGGTAGCTGAGTCGATCAAGCGCCATCTCCAGTATGATTCCACCGCTCTTCGACTCGATTccattctcttctctttcacAATTCACAACTCCCCTCTATTCCTTGGAGAAATTTATCAGAGAGAAAAGGAGGGGCTTTTTGCCACCAAATACGCAAATTCAGCGACGACTTGCCACGTCTATTGCTGACTCACCCACGCCGAGTCCAAACTTCATTCTGCTCTCCTCGCGCACGTTAGCATCTAACCTTAGCGCCGTGTTTGGATTCTGGGAACAAATCAATTAAACTCTGTAACGaaaatcttgtttttttttttaaaacataattgaaCTCAGCAAACGGGCCTTGCGGCGCACACCACAGTCATCTTCATTCATTCCTTGGGAATGATAGCTTGCAGGTCTCTCATCAGGTTCGTTGAAAAAGCTATTTccttacaaaataaattatcttttgatTCCATTCTATTCATTTTGCCTCACAAAATTATAAGTTTGATGTTCTTTTGGTTTGCAGAGTGGAACGAGTTCTCAAGTTTACCAATACTTATGTGGCAGCAAGGTCTACACGTTATTGTTTTCAGGTTCCCAGCTTCTACTACTAGGGGAGTCTGGGACTCATTCTTACACtcacaaaaaaattgttttatacttATACTACATTCAATGTTGAGTTGCAATTGTATCAAATTTTCTCTAGTTTTGAACTCCTTTCTCAgcttaaagttattttattttttgcaacaGGGGCAGAACGCTTATCATTGCTTAAGCTGCAATTTTATGATGAGTggtagaaagaagaaaatatgtcTTGCAGACCATAGCATGGAACAGCAGAAAATGAATTCTATCTGGAGACCAATTGCCACCAATGCCAGTTCTTATGAAGGTTTGTCTATTTTGTCCCAGGACATACTGATATTCAACTTCAGTTGTACCGACAACTTTGCGTTATGGTTATGATTTTTATGATTTCTTTTGCATGACGTGACATTTTGGGAAATATAATTCTTTAACATATAAACTAGTTACTTTTATCCGATGTTTGCATATGGTGTATTTCCTAGAccaaaaataagtattattgtattttatgtgttttctgCTACCTAAAAGTACTTGGCAAGCACTTGATGCCATGCAGTAGCGTGATTTTCAAAAAGCATgatactttttagtttttagtttttacttctTAGGAGAGACCGGGGAGGGGGGTTATTCATATAAAATGATGTGGTTTTGCAGAAAGCTTGATGAAGGATGCACTTGTTAAGTCAGTAGATGGAGGCAAAGTTCAAGAAACTGGCTGTAGCACATCTAGCAATATTTCAAATGAACATCTCACGAAGGTAGTTGCTGACTCAGCTACTAGTTCAAGCCAGTTGCAGGATAATGCTGAAAACAGAGTGCTAGAAGGAGATTCATCTGTCTCCACCGAAAAGCATTCAATTTCTGTGCAGGCAAGATTATAATTTTCcacttccttttatttttttgaattggtAGTTTACGTTTTATGATGATACCAACCCAATATTTGTTCATTTCGTCTGTTACATGCTAGCGATTACCATATATCTTTTAGTTGGTCGTTTTTCATTACGTTTTGGTTTCATGCAGTGTTGGCTGTTCAATCTACATTAAATGTTACTATAATGCTAGAATTAATCAGTTTGTTATCAGTTATCAGATGACAGGACTTCATTAAAATATGGAAGGATTTCATTAGAAGACTTGCATGCAAGGCTACGCTACTGATGTGTTTTCTCCTTGCTTTTCTTTGAATCCAACCATAGTGTTTATTgttgtttgatatttttcttcttgtttttttgtCACTAATTTACAGTGGAAAGTAATGTTATCACTTGTtgcttttttagaaattttttattgtacTATCTTTCTGCGTCCTTAATTTTGATCTCTAGTTtgtcttgttttgttttaataaagAACTATACTTCCTTTTGGTTCTCTTTTCTGATTATGCATTGCATTGAACAGCCAAAAGCTTCAGCCTTTTCATCTGTTTTAATTTTGCGTTTGTTGTGCAGGTTGGTGCTTCCCTATTTCGTTTTATTAAAGGAAAAGGGTAAAAACTAGTTTTCAATTTCTGTTTTGCATAATGGAATTAATAACAACATTGCTTAGCCAGCTTGAAGTAGATAAATTTCAGATAAAGAGAGGCTCAATATGACATTAATAGAAACTGGCAGGGAAAGAATCTGAAAATGTAGACTTTTATTGCAAGAACTTGCTCCTCCAATGTGAAGGAGAATGAATTACAATCTTAGAATGTATAAGCTTCTCTGGATTACAGAAGAATCCTACGCTCTCAAGATTGTATAAATCTTTCCTCTCTATTTGCTAAAATTCCCCACCCCTCACTAAACACCCTCTACCTTTATTTATATACAACTTTCCTTTCAATTCTGTTATGACAGAATATTCCCCCTTTGGCCCTCCTTTTCTTcctattataaacatttttttattaagacatGGGTGAaagtgataaagaaaaataattttcatacaaTTGTAAGAGGGACAAGAGAAAAGAGTGTGCTTTGATGATATACGGTGAAAAGCAAAATTGTGCATGTTAGGAGTTTTAAATAGTTTTGACTTGAGGTTCATGTTGCCAACACCATGTGGGAAGTGGGATACAATTACACAAATCTTGTTGCTATTGTTATTATCAGGGGAAAGGTTAGAATATTGTGCTTATGATGTGTGAAGTAGATTATTTACATCTTACTATGCTTAATACATTTTCAGGGGATCCACACAGAAAAAGATAGAAGAGGATATGGGGGTTAAAATCATAATACCTACTTCAAAAGAAGAGGATTTTTTAGTAAGTTTTGGGTTTACCTAATCTGCTATCTATCTTGTGTAGATCAGCTTTGAAATAGTTATCATTTTATTgtgtttgtgttttaattttgattattgttATTCTTTGAGATTTTTAAGTTATAGCTGATTGATTTGACATAAACATAGCTCTCTTTTATTCAAAAGAATAGATTGAGTGTGTTGACATTTGACAATCATAATGATGTTATAGGTCTTTGGTTCAAGTTGAGTTTCTTCACTCTATAGAAACATAAAGTCCAATTTCTTTAAAAGGCTAGAACATAATTATGTTTGACATGAGCATGAGTCTTATATTTGCTGAGTCTGAGATACAGAACTTCAGTTCAAAGTAGAAGCTCCCCCATCCTTAATTGCCTGGCTTTTTGGAGTGGGATTGTTACGATCGTGCTGGGTTTTATGAGGACCAGCCCCTCCAGAAGTTAAGAAAGAAGAGGATAACACGAGAGAGAGAAATTCATAAACTTTTTCATTGATTCTTGCTCTTTATTTACAGGTATTTATAATCCTCCTAGTAACGGAAAGATCCTAGGAATATTACAATCACCAATTTGTTAGTGCTGCTATGCAGGCTGGATAACGTTGAGCAAGAATGTCGTTGGAAGAAGATTTTCGAA of the Glycine max cultivar Williams 82 chromosome 13, Glycine_max_v4.0, whole genome shotgun sequence genome contains:
- the LOC100784950 gene encoding protein MODIFIED TRANSPORT TO THE VACUOLE 1, which gives rise to MESSRRAVESYWRWRLIDSATSDEDKVTPVYKLEEICQLLLSSHATIVKELSEFILKRLDHKNPIVKHKALRLIKYAVGKCGVEFRREMQRHSVAIRQLLHYKGPSDPLKGDALNKAVRDTAQEAISAIFSADDNKNPPPSAPPAASDLNRRIEGFGNTNFQAPSHDKKSFLSEVVDIGSATIKQGLSAFTQGHSSLIKNEAGTGTYKGPNNLHASFTAETERGDRYEPVAYRGGMQGASGLSRNHSGGPLNRDTSVTRIEMSIAKSDASYAESKTQEDRLLETVASSGGVRLQPTRDAIQVFLREAAKLDAMALCHAIERKLQSPMWQVRVKAVCVLESIVRKKDDDDHFSRMASYFAENNDLVLRCSESPQASLREKANKVRGLLGGNQLNSAINSEKAVKTDSAAVAELPDLIDTGDLNDYHGTDDTTKSKNDQNIAHLTPSTPPALADDLFGNFMNSGVASNELKNDDDPFADVSFHSNDNKEPADIFSSMTAGDDKLGHHVSHGLGNRTEPENDDLLAGLSIDENTSSTKQKVTSPAMQSESSFSGLNNHVSHLGPENGLGGMLGTQAVGFDVNSIFPSGHPPCTVQPGIMLNQSYSSQPLNYGAMGNLLAQQQLLATMANFQHLNNVNKNDGGTAQNAGSNGKTPLPDIFQSKFSTQAPSSMINSSKKEETKAFDFISDHLATACDSRRVI